TAGTAAaagtattttttattaactaattgttttgaatgatattaacagttagtttttgaaaaattatttaatgttATTTATGTGTCGCGAAATAAATTTAATCTGATTAATTTAAGTGATGATAAAGATTAATTGAAATTTGGCAAAGAGATGTCTGAAACATCTATAAAATGAGATGAAAGGAGggtgttttttttattgtatacGAACATAAAAAGTGATTTGAgcgaattttgattttttttacccgtcctcatttctttttctatttatttaaaaaagattcTACAAATATTATATACTgcatttaataataaatttttatttttcatcactTTGTTAATAATTTCCATtttatcttcatttattttgtaaatgaataaataatttataaaacattttcttacaaATGaccattttattatttgaaataattaattaacaaaaatatttttattattgacaaaaatttacatataaatatcttcataaataacaaatattttttttttcatttattttatcagtgatgtaaataatcatttttaaaaataatttttaaattatttatttttactaaataaataaagtttaaAGTTAATTTGGATTTTGAGTGACGGTAGGATAGCGATTTGCTGAGGTCCTTCTCGCTCTTTTCGTTACCTACTCCTGCacacttttatcttcttcttcttctctttttccttttcattcacTATAGCatattttgcagaaaaaaattctaatcatatattatcttctccatatactaAAGGAGATTTTTAAGGACATATCACAACaacatttttttcccctttagcCCTTTTTTTTATCGGACCTTTCAATCTTCATTTCACTAAATTTATACCAACTTTTACTTCTAcgctttattttttctcattccTTCAATCACTTGGTTGATCAACTAATCTTATTCTTAGATTTAATTTGTGAGTTGAGAAACTCAATgtattaaatttattgtattaaaGTACTCTACTATTctactttattattttattactttattctttgatttttttattgtcttttttttatatgtcCTTTTACTTTAGATGAATAGAAAACTTCAGCGTTTATTTTTTAGTGGTCCAcaataaaaattactaaaataagTTCATTGTTGATATAAAATCGCATGCAAACGTGTTTTATACATGATTGAGGAATCGTTATTTACAAAGAAGAcacgtgattttttttatttatctacaTTATCACGAATTGAATCATCGAAACAATTACATAACATGggatgtcatttaaaaaaaaaagtaccccTTTCTTCATTGTGACAAAACATGAATGGCCTCATGGAACTAATCATCTTAACAAGTCTTCAACTTTGAATTCAACATGTATTCTTACATGTAAAGGTAATTTGTTATTTACTCTTTGTCACTCAtcgatagaagaatttcaagtaTCTAGATGTACATATATAAAAcctctaaaatttattttgaaaaatatttagataaaatTATTACATTGAGTActataaatattgaaaaaaaaaaaaatcaagccgcaatatcaaaatttgaatgtGAAGAAAACCAATAATTTTATGATTGTTAAACTTTGTTGGTCCCACAATAGCATGGGGTCAATACTCCAGTTTGCCAATTAACTAGGTTTCGGTGTTCGAGGTTTTGGAATGcaatggtttttctttttgcaatataatttatttcaaCGGATATAATTTTGTCCATGTTTGTTTTGGCTTTTTTAAGCGAAAAGTACTTATAGTCTTTTCCACTTGATGTTTCAAATATCATTTGAGTTTTAAAAgttaaaggaaaatttaaatatgacTTTAAATGGCAAATCTAGTTCATTTTGGAAGAATTATGTGTTTGTAATAAATGAAATTCATATTAGAAGAGTCTTTAAGTAAAAATGCAGAAGAAGTCATTCCAAATAAATCAGTTCTGAATTTCATCTTGGAGAAATTTTTGAGGATCTTAGCCTACTAAATTCAAGTATCCATATGGCATCTGGAAATCATGGAATAATTGCCTACTAAATTCAAGTATCCATATGGCATCTAGGAACCATGGAAAAATTGCTACCCAATCTCGATTCATTTATTGGTTTGGTGAATCTCAATCATCGATATGATTCGAATCACGTCAATGGACATCAGCCTATTAAAATGTCACATAACCTACCAGACGACTATGCGAATCTATGTGTCAACATTTGTATGTACTTCAAGATTTCAGTAACTAAACTCTTCAATCTCAGGCACATGGCGTGCCTCCACAATTGGCACGATAGTTACATGTGTATCGCAGGGTGGGAGCAAAAGAAGAACCATGATCTTTCATTGTCCTCGGCATGGAGTTTTCATCttcatttctcaatcatcaaCTGCTTAAAAAGATTGCACTAGATTGAGCTAACGTTGTATGGTCAAAACAGCATAGGCAAAAATACTTCATGGTACCAGGTTGAATGCATTTACTCTGCTTCTCCCAGAAAAAAGAATGGAACTGGGTCTCATTGCAGATTCCCATCATTGATCAACAGATGCTTTCACTCTGCAGATGCAACTTCATACCAATGGAGCACAGGAGGCAAATCACTTTGCATTGGCTGAATGCCTCTGCATATTCTTACCTGGATTGCCACAATATGCAGAATGTGTAGGCTCTCCCAATAAGAGGGTGCTgagccaagccaagccaagccgaGCATGAGGTATCGTGCAAGTTCACCACATTTCAAGATTATATAAGAGGAAACTTAAAGGGGACTGAGAGGAAAGGGGAGAAGAACATGAGCTTCTGGATGTAAACTCAGATTGAGCTAAACAGAAAAGTACATGAAAGATGAGAAAATCTGTCTGATCACATGTGCAGCTGAATCTGCAGCGATGTTCTTCACACAGTATTCCACTAACATCCTTATGAAACAACCGCGTGTATGCTAACAATATATCATATCAGTGCCATTTTAATTTGAAGCTTCTTGAGATCAATAAGTTTGTAGAATATTAACTCAAGTAGAACCAACAAAGAACTAATGCTAAGCTCTTCAAACTTCTTGACCACATGCTCTAATCCTCTCTTTTTTGGGTTGTCAGCTGCAGCACATATCAGACTGATACTTAAAAAACAACTTATCAAGAAATAGAAACTGGTGAACAGATGCTGAAGACAATACGATAGATTAATCTCCTTATTACCTCCCCTCTGTGGAACTTTTATAACTACTACGCGATGACCTTACGTAACATGGGATCACTGACAAAATTGGCTACAAAATACATTTCAACCAGTCTAATGTACTGAACAGCTGTTTGATttaagaagagaagagaaggatcCCAAAATGGACACTCTATGCCTTCTAAAATTGGTGCCTAAATCCAATGAGAGAGCAAGATCTGCTACAAATTTGAACTGAACTAACACAAACCGGTGAAGTTTAAGGATTTGAATGACACATAGTGAAATTTGGTGGAGAAGTGAGACAACAAATTCGATTAGGAAAAGGGCGAAAGACTTCTAGAAGCAAAAGGGGACTGAATTTGATATAAAATTCAATGTACATGACAAGATTATCAGCAAACCACTCCTTCGACAGCTCCATGTTCCACCACAACAACCAAAGAAAAGCAGCTGCCAAAATTCACACATATGGGATGGAATTGATGAGTACCAAGATTAGTACAGGTATAGGATAGTGAGATAAACCAAGATAAAGCCTGTGACACAATAACTAATACTCTAAGCTCCACTATCAATGGAGTTCTCAATCAAATCATACAATCTTCCCCTTGCTTTTATCTTAGtttttggtggtggtggtcatTAGGTGCGCATTGCAATGAAATGGCTTGATATTTAACATTTGTGTGCAGTTAGGCTTGGAGGCATGGAATGCCCatacaatcaatcaatcatccCTCAACCAATTAACAGAAATTTAAAGTTCAGACTCCATTCCAGATGAGGGGATCAACGTTAAAAGTAAATCCGAATCGAGCTTGCTATGAAAACCCGGTGAGAATTGGAACCCAACAGACATGACAGAAGAGGAAAACTTTGATGCATTTGCTATACCAGAGAGAAATGCAACTGCCAAACACCAATTCAATTACAACCCACCCGAACCTCATCCAGCAGCTAAAATACATGTGTCATTGAAAGACCAGAAAAAAGCAGAGCAAGCAAATAAGAACCGATTAAACTCTCCCCCATTCAAACGGACCCACCCAAGAACTTCGATCATACTCACAGCACTCCTCCGTTGCACTAGAGTTGCCTCCCGGCGGCCCCGGCGACGAAGGGCAAGTAAGGGGTCCGGCCCAGAATGGACGAGGCGAGGCTGTAGAGGAAGCAGGCGGCGCTGAACACGAACACGGCGTTGTGGCCCCAGACCATGACCCGGTACGCGAGCCGGCCCGACCGGGGCTGAGGATGCgctggaggaggagggggaggacgaggaggacgTCGAGGGTGACGGCCTGCATGGCGTTGAAGCGGACGTAGTGGGAGAAGGAAGGGTTGCGGACGACGCCGAGGTAGAGGGCGAAGAAGGCGACGAAGGAGGCGTAGGGGACGGACTTGTAGAGGGAGAGGAGCGGGAGGACGGGGTCGAAGAGGTAGGAGAGGAAGGGTACTTGAGGAAGAGGAAGCGGCCGTACTGGAGGGAGTTGAAGAAGGGGAGCGTGTAGGCCGCGGCGGAGATGAGGCGGTCGGTGGCCGGGGTCGGGCTGTAGGATgcgcggacggcggcggcggcggcggcgggggccgGCGGGTCTGGGGCTCGAATttgagggaaggagggagggagggggttAGGGAGGAGGGcgggaggaggcggcggcggcggggggtcCGACTGGGTtttcggcggcggcgggcggaggagggagaggcggaggagggaggcggaggcggtCGCCATTGCTGCGTCTTGCtgtagagagggagagaagaggagaggagttaggatatttatttattctttcagTTCCCAAACTTTTACCCGAAAAATTCCAAACAAAGGTGTAAGGTGCccctaattttctcaaataaagatctaGAATGAATTTTAATTAGAATAAGAGTCTGAAGTGactatataaatattaaaaaatatcataaaaaataaaaataaaaaaaatttaaaacttaaataaATAGAATAACCTAGGTAATGGACTATGGTTGCCCATTGTTGATGGGGTGTTAGCCATGTTTGGCAAGGTTGCTAGCTCCTTAGTGAGGGACGATttacataaaaaatattaaatgatggAAATGCCTTTAAGTAGTCAGTGAGATTATGCCATTTTTTAATATAGAGATTACCCTTTTCAACCATTACTTGAAACAAGATTCATTTAagacatttatttaataaaaaaaaaatgaaagcactctagcctttatttgaaaatttccccTTTTACCCCTTACACTTTgatatttttggtcaattttagaaaaataacacaaatggtCTCAAATTTTAACATATGTAATGTGATTccttaactttcaatttattcaatataatttctaaattttaatttaaagtgcAATGTGATTCCtaaacatttatttattattttttttttaatgtaatccctgaatttttggtatatatttaatttaattctttcatcatatgaaaatattcaatattgatTGCAAGGCCTTGACCGTatgtaattttcatatttttatttaacaaaaggTTTATACCATGAAATACTTTAAACTAATACAtctgtaataaattttattctaaactaagtttttaaccactaaaaattctaaattagtaaAATCGTGACTAATTTGCCTTTCACtagtttttcattaaattttatcatgaaattcacatgtGTATCGCTTTGGATTCTACcattagtttgtgatttttcgtggtaATAGTTTAATTTAAcggatgataaatttattataaatatacaaattttgagtttttagtaataaaaaaattaattttgattgttaTAAGTTTGGAGGTTTTCCATGATATTAacatttttactaaaaaatacctaaaattttcataatatccACATATTCATCTGTAGATCTGATGTCGTCACAATTTTTCCAAAGTTCaacttaatttattttgaaatttacgTGATTAGAATGactgtaatttcaattttaaagtttttacATGTTTATAGTATTCGTACGTTTGTTTAGCAAGATATACCTAAAGcatttcaaattattcaaataattaatatgTAGATTTATATATAACTATATCctgaatttttataatatttaacataatctgttttcattttcttagcTTGAAGGGAAATCCATAAATAGAACTCGTAAGCCGATAAAAGAATATCCCAAACGGTAGCGATTGTGAGAATATAATACAGACTACTTAGATAATTTGTGTTCAAGTTCTTCTAGCAAAATAACAATTAGACCGCCCAAACATTTTCCAATTGTAGATCATGGTTatacttttcacatttttcaatGCCTGATCACTTTAAACTGTAGGTTATGTTTCATCATAGCATAATTCAATCTTGaataattgcataaaaataagaaaatgatgtAGTGTCGTTCTAATGCACAAAAAGCACAGATGCTGACCAAACCTGCATCAAGGGCAAAATCACTATAAAATCATAAGCTTTCAAGTAGCTGCTACACAAGCCTCAAGCTCTTGTCCAGAGTACATTAGGGACTGATTCAAGCAATACCGCCGAAACTAACAGTAGAGGAGAGCAACAAAATGCACACATTCTAATGTTAAATATGTCCCTGATCACCTGAGCTTCTCATGTCAGGAATAAGAGCTTCATATGAACTCTAGATTCCCGAATTCGGGCTCTGATTGCACAAAGATGTTTCCGCCATCAAGGAAGAAAGTGAGCTAACCTATTGAGGCAGGTAAGTACTTGAAGTAAGAACAAAGAAGTGT
The nucleotide sequence above comes from Eucalyptus grandis isolate ANBG69807.140 chromosome 2, ASM1654582v1, whole genome shotgun sequence. Encoded proteins:
- the LOC120290215 gene encoding LOW QUALITY PROTEIN: protein TIC 20-II, chloroplastic (The sequence of the model RefSeq protein was modified relative to this genomic sequence to represent the inferred CDS: inserted 2 bases in 2 codons) codes for the protein MATASASLLRLSLLRPPPPKTQSDPPPPPPPPALLPNPLPPSFPQIRAPDPPAPAAAAAAVRASYSPTPATDRLISAAAYTLPFFNSLQYGRFLFLKYPXLSYLFDPVLPLLSLYKSVPYASFVAFFALYLGVVRNPSFSHYVRFNAMQAVTLDVLLVLPLLLQRILSPGRAGXAYRVMVWGHNAVFVFSAACFLYSLASSILGRTPYLPFVAGAAGRQL